GGCCGCGGCGCCATGACCGAGCAGGTGCGCGACTTCCGTGCCCACCTCCCGCGTTACTTCCCGCTGCCGCATCCCTCCTGGCGCACCATGGCCTGGGAGCGCCGCAATCCCTGGTTCGCCGCCGATGTGTTGCCTGCACTCCGCGGCGC
Above is a genomic segment from Polyangia bacterium containing:
- a CDS encoding uracil-DNA glycosylase family protein, producing the protein GRGAMTEQVRDFRAHLPRYFPLPHPSWRTMAWERRNPWFAADVLPALRGAVAAALTL